The window AAGAACTAATATTAGTCAAAAAAAATAAAGATATAATCAACCAAATTCAGTTACCGTTAGTAGAGCAAATTTTAATATTTGGTAAGTCTCAACTCACTACTCAATTAATTAGAAGTTGTCTGTGGCGAGATATACCAATTCTCTATTTATCACGAATGGGCTATTGTTATGGACGCATAATTGCTATTGAAAGAGGTTATCGCCAATTATCTCGTTATCAACAACAACTGGAATTTTACGATCAATTAATAGTCGCAAGAAATATTGTTTCTGCTAAAATTAAGAACTCAAAAACCATCCTGCAAAGACAGCAAAGAAGAAAAGAAAATCTTGAATTACAACAAACAATCGATAGTTTAAATTATCTTTGCCAACAGGCTGAAAAAGCCGATAGTATTGAGAAACTATTTGGTTATGAAGGTGCTAGTGCCGCTAGTTATTTCTCTGCCTTTGGGCAGTGTTTTAATAACCCTAGTTTTATCTTTTATTCTCGCTCTCGTCGCCCTCCTGGTAATCAAGTTAACGCTCTTCTTAGTTTTGGTTATCAAGTATTATGGAATCATTTATTTGCCCTTATTGAATTACAAGGCTTAGATCCTTACTACGGTTGTTTACATCAAAGTAGCGATCGCCATGCGGCTTTAACATCAGATTTAATTGAAGAATTTAGGGCTGGAATTGTTGACTCTTTAATTCTTTATTTAGTTAATAAAAATATCATTAATGCCGAGGAAGATTTTGTTTTTCGCAATGGTGGTTGTTATCTTAATGATAATGGTAGAAGAAAATATTTACAGGCATTTGTGACCAGA is drawn from Cyanobacterium aponinum PCC 10605 and contains these coding sequences:
- the cas1 gene encoding CRISPR-associated endonuclease Cas1 codes for the protein MKTVYISQQGCYLCLEKELILVKKNKDIINQIQLPLVEQILIFGKSQLTTQLIRSCLWRDIPILYLSRMGYCYGRIIAIERGYRQLSRYQQQLEFYDQLIVARNIVSAKIKNSKTILQRQQRRKENLELQQTIDSLNYLCQQAEKADSIEKLFGYEGASAASYFSAFGQCFNNPSFIFYSRSRRPPGNQVNALLSFGYQVLWNHLFALIELQGLDPYYGCLHQSSDRHAALTSDLIEEFRAGIVDSLILYLVNKNIINAEEDFVFRNGGCYLNDNGRRKYLQAFVTRMEEMITNEQGYKEPRWDLLMQQVKKIKQFFYSPANTYEPYLLR